The genomic interval ttgagcctgctgctgtacATCGTACACTTGACCCCTGGCAAGTATAACCTTGAGTAGGTCGCTAGAGTTTACTTGggcttggagttggagtgaAAACTGGTGCAGAAGcgggtatatatattcatagtactcgtaccagtacacGCTGTGGCAAAGCCAATCACTCTAACACAAAAGACAATTGGTTCAGTTCAGTTTTTCTCGAAAGAAACCACCTGGACAGGCTCTGATAACCCTGTCACCGTTTCCATATATCTTCAGACCCTTGTTGCATACATTGATGCTGGCATGCAACCATATTACCAGAGTGAAAGTGTATCGGTAGAAGTACGAGTCCCGGTATATGTAGTGCTCGTACTCATTTGGTACAGCACTTGTATCGTGCTTGTCGATGGGAAACAATGACAAAACTGCAACACTCTTTCAAGCATTCTGGCATCATGGTTCTAAGTCCTGCAGCACACAGTTCATGACCTCTCTCCATTGTGGAATTGGGAGGTGTGGTACAGTCTGAAAAACAACGTGATTACGTGGGTTCAAGGAGTGCCTTACGGTCATCACAAAAGTGCACTTATACCGTCAAATAAAATGGACAAAATTTCCGCTTCCATCCATTAAAACTAACTGGAACAATATTTCACCTCCAACTACCATGATTACTCTCCATTGGGTCATTGGTCCTTTCATAGACTCTACTACCACTTCATGCACGTAAACGCACACCAGTCCCAATATCAACATCGCCAACACACAGCACCCCCACAACGCCATATCGTCATGTCCAGCTCATCACTCGGGATCGACAAGCTGGGGTTTGGCATGGGCCGGTCGTCCTCAGACATGAGCCGCGAAGATCTCTCAGGCATGTCCGGCTTTTCCTCTGGCATAATTACTCCCTCGCAATCCGTCTCTGGCTACACTACTCCTCAGGGACGTCGAAACGGCCGTGCTCAACCTCCCAGTGCGCGCGCCGAGCGCTACGTTGACGCTATGgccgaggtcaaggccattcTCAACCCCCACAACCTCGCTCTCACTGAGGAAGAGGTTGATTACGCCGTGGACCTCGACTGGGACGCTATAGGAGACGTGTCTCTGGAAGCTGTGGCTCAGGATGAGCAGGAGGACTTTGTGGTGTCTGAGAAACCTGATTCAGAGGCGATTGGACGCAAAAAGCGCGGCCTAGAGCAGCTGAGAGcgcagctggaggagtctgacGTGGCCCTCAAACAGCTAGAGGACTACCTGGCCTGGTTCCAGAAAGACCTGGGCTCACTGAGCGCAGACATGGAGCTGTTGCAGGGCAAGTCACTGGCCATCTCCGAGCGGCTCAATAAGCGAATGGACGTTGAGAAGATTCTGGCGCCCAAAATCGACTCTATGATCGTCCCGGGTCACATTTCACAGACCATTTTCGAGGGCGATCTGGACACTGATTGGATCAAGTGCGTGCACGAGTTTGATGCCCTTcagaccgaggaggagagaaaaATTAaagtggaggagaagaagaaggagggagAAAAGGCTGATAAagaggaggtcaagaatGAAGAGAAAGTTGGCAACAAGGAAGAAAATGCCGAAGATAAAGACAAGGATGCAGAGGATACGGCTAACGACAAAACTGACAACTCCGCTCCTGTTGCACTCCAGGAATCTGCATTCGACAAAAACGATGCACCTGCAAAGCCCCAGATCAAGATTGAAATCTCAGGCCCGGCAGgacatgctgctgttgttgcatCTCCAGTGGTCAAGCTGGACCCCATCTCTAAGGCGTCACAGTTCCAGAGCCGGCTTCTCAAGGATAAGATCATCGAGCGATCACGGGACTACTTTGTTCTCAAGATCAAGCAGATTCGTCTCCCAGGCGTCAATGTCCAGCAGATCCAACGCGAGATGAGACAGAACAAAGACATGTATATTTATTTGGAGCGCCACTATCCCGAGCTGGCGGTGGGGCTCAAAAAGGCCTAcgtcaacaccatcaagtGGTACTACCTGTCCAACTTCACTCGGTACATTTCTTGTCTTGAAAAGCTGAATATCAAGACGGTTGACAAAAGCATTCTTCTAGGCACTGATGATGGCCGCGGGGCGTCCAGTGGTGGAATTCTGGGCGGAATTTACGGCTCTTCGGCTGCTACACCTCGAGACCCTTCAATTGCCACTTCCCAGGAGCTTATGAACACCACAGCCAAGCGGATTCGACAGCTcgaagaggaagagtcGACAGTCATGCCTGCCAAAATTGCCGAAAACAACCCTCTGCATCACTGGCTTGAAACCGGCTTCCGATCGTTGATGCAGGCGCTATTGGATAACTGCAACGTCGAGTATGAATTTCTCAATGACCTATTTGGAACCAGACATGCCGTGGCGCATTCTCCGCAGGCTTCTCCTGCCAAGCAGACTGTTTCCAGAATCGACAAGTTGTTTCAGAAGATCTTTCTGCCCACTTT from Yarrowia lipolytica chromosome 1F, complete sequence carries:
- a CDS encoding uncharacterized protein (Compare to YALI0F07381g, some similarities with uniprot|P39904 Saccharomyces cerevisiae YDR484w SAC2 suppressor of actin mutation, similar to Saccharomyces cerevisiae VPS52 (YDR484W); ancestral locus Anc_3.102); the protein is MHVNAHQSQYQHRQHTAPPQRHIVMSSSSLGIDKLGFGMGRSSSDMSREDLSGMSGFSSGIITPSQSVSGYTTPQGRRNGRAQPPSARAERYVDAMAEVKAILNPHNLALTEEEVDYAVDLDWDAIGDVSLEAVAQDEQEDFVVSEKPDSEAIGRKKRGLEQLRAQLEESDVALKQLEDYLAWFQKDLGSLSADMELLQGKSLAISERLNKRMDVEKILAPKIDSMIVPGHISQTIFEGDLDTDWIKCVHEFDALQTEEERKIKVEEKKKEGEKADKEEVKNEEKVGNKEENAEDKDKDAEDTANDKTDNSAPVALQESAFDKNDAPAKPQIKIEISGPAGHAAVVASPVVKLDPISKASQFQSRLLKDKIIERSRDYFVLKIKQIRLPGVNVQQIQREMRQNKDMYIYLERHYPELAVGLKKAYVNTIKWYYLSNFTRYISCLEKLNIKTVDKSILLGTDDGRGASSGGILGGIYGSSAATPRDPSIATSQELMNTTAKRIRQLEEEESTVMPAKIAENNPLHHWLETGFRSLMQALLDNCNVEYEFLNDLFGTRHAVAHSPQASPAKQTVSRIDKLFQKIFLPTFEAISNYTNELTSTTYDAFGMLICIRICQKMAGQSHGVPMLRAVYKRLAMLLWPRLQIILDANCESLRRAASKPSSFVSANNSANPNMAAFAPIQVTQEWANFEAAILTLSKRPKAVREPVAQCLGRLQNEFESFLTKVSGCLGSSKTKGIQERRETFLYNNYFLVSTIIGDIEGDLAQEQKTHLQQLLDAYKQT